One genomic window of Monodelphis domestica isolate mMonDom1 chromosome 1, mMonDom1.pri, whole genome shotgun sequence includes the following:
- the GFRA3 gene encoding GDNF family receptor alpha-3: MPPGVLLFLFALLLLSLLPLLQAGDLSTMDSMATGNCIHARKLCLADPTCSTPFLYLETCFPFMASAPQKPEKQENCREAAQQLKNSSLSNCRCYWRMKNQDACLAIYWTIHSTLGFGDYDLGGSPYKEIVISKPWKFNHLHLDKFESGSQSHDLCLKSITLCTLNDKCSKLRLAYGEVCSVARCQPQKCQEELRVFFEQVADHYANALLFCPCDNGDDVCGARRQNTIAPSCASPMGDLPNCLILWNTCLQDFLCRSRLADFQMYCYHMDPPGTCVERHSGRCLKAYMGLIGTVMTPNYISNVSAEVAVSCSCQGSGNQLEECKHIEESFSRNPCLTKAIETQMEFHRQLLSKSFSTAISRKSFKGFEDPSYSVETDQDKNLAGRLQSWVPSISLGSLILVLLLLSTLG, translated from the exons ATGCCGCCGGGTGTCCTGCTGTTTCTGTTCGCTTTGTTGCTCTTGTCCCTGCTTCCTTTACTCCAAGCGG GAGACCTCTCTACCATGGATAGCATGGCCACGGGGAACTGCATCCACGCCAGAAAACTGTGCCTGGCTGACCCCACTTGTAGCACCCCTTTCCTCTACTTGGAAACCTGCTTTCCTTTCATGGCCTCCGCTCCTCAGAAACCTGAAAAGCAGGAGAATTGCCGGGAGGCAGCACAACAGCTCAAGAACAGCTCTCTGAGCAACTGCAGATGCTATTGGCGCATGAAGAATCAGGACGCCTGCCTGGCAATCTACTGGACCATCCACTCTACTCTTGGCTTTG gtgaCTATGATCTGGGGGGCTCACCATATAAGGAAATTGTGATCAGCAAACCTTGGAAATTTAATCACCTGCATTTGGACAAGTTTGAATCAG GTTCCCAGAGCCATGATCTCTGCCTGAAGTCTATCACTCTGTGCACCCTAAATGACAAATGTAGCAAGTTGCGCCTGGCCTATGGAGAGGTCTGCTCAGTGGCTCGATGCCAGCCCCAAAAGTGCCAGGAGGAGCTCCGGGTCTTCTTTGAGCAGGTGGCAGACCACTATGCAAATGCACTTCTATTCTGCCCTTGTGATAACGGAGATGATGTCTGTGGGGCACGCCGGCAAAACACCATTGCCCCGAGCTGTGCTTCTCCAATGGGAGATCTCCCCAACTGCCTGATACTTTGGAACACCTGCCTTCAAGACTTTCTCTGCAG aTCCCGCCTGGCTGATTTTCAGATGTACTGCTATCACATGGACCCTCCCGGGACCTGTGTGGAGAGGCATTCTGGTCGATGCCTGAAGGCATATATGGGGTTGATTG GAACTGTAATGACCCCCAATTACATCAGCAACGTCAGTGCTGAGGTTGCTGTGAGCTGCTCCTGCCAAGGGAGTGGCAACCAACTAGAAGAATGCAAGCATATAGAGGAATCCTTCTCCAGAAATCCCTGCCTCA CCAAGGCCATTGAAACTCAGATGGAATTTCATCGCCAACTGCTTTCCAAAAGCTTCTCCACTGCCATCTCTCGGAAAAGCTTTAAAGGCTTTGAGGATCCTTCCTATTCAGTGGAGACAGACCAG GATAAAAATCTGGCTGGAAGGCTGCAATCCTGGGTCCCCTCCATCTCTTTGGGCTCCCTGATTTTGGTTTTGCTCCTGCTCTCTACCCTTGGCTAG